From Flavobacterium sp. 102, a single genomic window includes:
- a CDS encoding OmpA family protein has translation MKNFLLLLTAIFSFNFSNAQVAVDTTGTLGDSYNRWTIDVYAGQAKGIKPYADGYYSSDPSRSFGGFQVNSFGAAARYMLSPKFGLKMDLNYDKFTNQKGSGSLDFETYQYRVGFQGVVNAVRLFGLEDSVGRFGLLLHGGLQISRMHSDLLDKDELNGGLIVGFSPQFRISNSLSVVGDISLLNNFRQHLSWDGSYADSSENLSGQMIVMTLGLSYSFGNEKIHGDWAIIQDKKDKEIEALNGRIGEIETLMNDSDKDGVPDYLDAENNSLAGVAVDTKGRMVDKNTNGVPDELEKYIDNTITNNNNVALSKNMIEQLINEGYIAAYFDKSNSQPTPASADNIGFVLNYLRNNPTASVEISGYADEVGDSAKNEKLASTRAENVKAILIKAGINPSRLNAKGAGIDSSVDKNSDYARRLVRKAVFKITN, from the coding sequence ATGAAGAATTTTCTACTACTTTTAACTGCTATTTTTTCCTTTAATTTTTCAAATGCACAAGTCGCAGTTGATACTACCGGTACTTTAGGAGATAGTTATAACAGATGGACTATAGATGTTTATGCCGGACAAGCCAAAGGTATTAAACCATATGCTGACGGTTATTACTCAAGCGATCCTTCTAGATCTTTCGGTGGATTTCAAGTAAATTCTTTCGGAGCAGCTGCTCGCTATATGTTAAGCCCAAAGTTTGGTTTAAAAATGGATTTAAATTATGATAAATTCACCAATCAAAAAGGCAGTGGAAGTTTAGACTTTGAAACTTACCAATACAGAGTAGGATTTCAAGGTGTTGTCAATGCGGTTAGATTGTTTGGATTAGAAGATTCTGTCGGACGTTTTGGTTTGTTATTGCATGGAGGTCTTCAAATATCCAGAATGCACTCAGACCTTTTAGACAAAGACGAACTTAATGGAGGATTAATCGTTGGATTTTCTCCTCAGTTCAGAATTTCAAACTCTCTCTCTGTTGTAGGCGATATCAGTCTTTTGAATAATTTCAGACAACATTTGAGTTGGGATGGATCTTATGCCGACAGCTCAGAAAACTTATCAGGACAAATGATTGTTATGACTCTTGGACTTTCTTATTCATTCGGTAATGAAAAAATCCACGGAGATTGGGCAATTATTCAGGATAAGAAAGACAAAGAAATTGAAGCTTTGAATGGCAGAATCGGTGAAATTGAAACCTTAATGAATGATTCTGATAAAGATGGTGTTCCTGATTATTTAGATGCTGAAAACAATTCTCTTGCCGGAGTTGCCGTGGATACAAAAGGAAGAATGGTTGATAAAAACACGAATGGTGTTCCTGATGAATTAGAAAAATACATTGACAATACAATTACCAACAATAATAATGTTGCTTTGTCTAAAAATATGATTGAGCAATTAATCAATGAAGGTTATATTGCTGCTTATTTTGACAAGAGTAACTCACAACCTACACCTGCTTCAGCAGACAACATCGGATTTGTGTTGAACTACTTAAGAAATAATCCAACGGCATCTGTAGAGATTTCGGGTTATGCTGACGAAGTTGGGGACAGTGCTAAAAATGAGAAACTGGCTTCTACAAGAGCTGAGAATGTCAAAGCAATCTTAATCAAAGCCGGAATCAATCCTTCAAGATTGAATGCTAAAGGAGCCGGAATTGACAGCTCAGTCGATAAGAACTCTGACTACGCCAGACGCTTAGTTCGCAAAGCGGTATTCAAGATAACTAATTAA
- a CDS encoding acyl-CoA thioesterase → MRFHTRKWVKPEDLNPNSTLFGGRLLAWIDEELALYSIIQLENPKIVTKHMSEINFRSSAKQGDIIEIGIDVVKFGGSSLTLTCQVRNMMTREIIITIDSITMVSLGSDGKPKPHGKTQIEYIQDRLGGY, encoded by the coding sequence ATGAGATTTCATACCAGAAAATGGGTAAAACCGGAAGATTTAAATCCTAACAGCACTTTGTTTGGCGGAAGACTATTGGCTTGGATAGATGAAGAATTGGCTCTCTATTCCATTATTCAATTGGAAAATCCTAAAATTGTAACCAAACACATGTCCGAGATTAACTTCAGAAGTTCGGCTAAGCAAGGCGATATTATTGAAATAGGTATTGATGTTGTTAAATTCGGTGGTTCTTCATTGACTTTGACTTGTCAAGTAAGAAACATGATGACACGTGAAATCATTATCACTATTGACTCTATTACTATGGTAAGTCTTGGCTCGGATGGGAAACCAAAACCACACGGAAAAACGCAAATTGAATATATTCAGGACAGATTGGGCGGTTATTGA
- a CDS encoding mechanosensitive ion channel family protein, whose translation MHKIVDKIFGWSYPLFKKWDFGETLSSYLSLAINIVVLMIIVYAIYRVFRYVLVRSMIIVARRTKTRFDDLLVSNKTAKYIAHLIPLLFIYKSVPIILENFVYWEGIFGKLVGIYIVLLTLWIIKTILNAFRDHLKSNPSYSDKPIDSYIQVIMIVLWVFGFIMIISKIFEISTGAMLGTFGAISAIIILIFRDTILGFVASVQVSLNDMVRIGDWITFDKFGADGDVIEINLATVKVRNFDNTTTTIPTYSMISDSFRNWRGMLDSNGRRIKRHILIKANSIRFLNEKELRELKKIQLVTNYIEHRQNEIEKFNQMHNIDKSLLINGRNMTNFGLFRKYITQYLSQYPGLNKDMILLCRQLQPTPQGIPLEIYTFSNDKRFENYEYIMSDIFDHIFASIPYFDLEIYEMPSGKSDFVDQ comes from the coding sequence ATGCATAAAATCGTCGATAAAATATTTGGTTGGAGTTATCCGCTGTTCAAAAAATGGGATTTTGGCGAAACACTATCTTCCTATTTGAGTTTGGCGATAAACATCGTGGTGCTAATGATAATTGTTTATGCAATCTATCGGGTATTCCGATATGTATTGGTAAGAAGTATGATTATTGTTGCCAGAAGAACCAAAACCAGATTCGATGATTTATTGGTCTCCAATAAGACTGCTAAATACATTGCCCATTTGATTCCGCTATTGTTTATCTACAAATCAGTTCCAATTATTTTAGAAAACTTTGTTTATTGGGAAGGCATTTTCGGAAAACTCGTTGGTATTTATATCGTATTGCTGACTTTGTGGATTATCAAAACCATTCTTAATGCTTTTCGTGATCATTTAAAATCAAACCCGTCTTACAGTGATAAGCCTATTGATAGTTACATTCAGGTTATCATGATAGTGTTGTGGGTTTTTGGTTTTATCATGATTATTTCCAAAATATTTGAAATCAGTACCGGTGCAATGTTGGGAACATTCGGAGCTATTTCTGCTATTATCATTTTGATATTCAGAGATACCATTTTGGGATTTGTAGCCAGTGTTCAGGTTTCCTTAAATGATATGGTTCGCATTGGTGATTGGATTACATTTGACAAATTTGGTGCCGATGGAGACGTAATCGAAATAAATTTGGCGACCGTAAAAGTTCGAAATTTTGACAATACTACCACTACTATTCCAACTTACAGCATGATTTCAGATTCCTTCAGAAACTGGCGCGGTATGCTGGATTCGAATGGTAGAAGAATCAAAAGGCACATTTTAATTAAGGCCAACAGCATTCGTTTTTTAAACGAAAAAGAATTAAGAGAGTTGAAGAAAATCCAATTGGTAACCAATTATATTGAACACCGTCAAAATGAAATTGAGAAGTTTAATCAAATGCACAATATTGATAAATCACTGCTCATTAACGGAAGGAATATGACTAATTTTGGGTTGTTCCGAAAATACATTACCCAGTATTTAAGCCAATATCCGGGTTTGAATAAAGATATGATATTGCTTTGTCGACAGTTGCAACCAACGCCGCAGGGAATTCCATTGGAAATTTATACTTTTTCGAATGATAAGCGGTTTGAGAATTACGAATACATTATGTCCGATATTTTCGATCATATTTTTGCTTCTATTCCCTATTTCGACTTAGAAATTTATGAAATGCCTTCCGGTAAAAGTGATTTTGTAGATCAATAA
- a CDS encoding DUF3817 domain-containing protein, producing MTKLFKFTAIAEGISYLVLFFNMLVIKPSNLDLYKTLLFPIGMAHGVLFIGYVVLAFAIFKSQKWSLKELAIVQLASLFPFATFYVERKYVKNA from the coding sequence ATGACCAAACTTTTCAAGTTCACTGCCATTGCTGAAGGAATATCCTATTTAGTTTTATTTTTTAATATGTTAGTAATCAAACCTTCCAATTTGGATTTGTATAAAACATTATTATTCCCAATAGGAATGGCGCATGGTGTTTTGTTTATTGGTTATGTGGTATTGGCATTTGCTATTTTTAAAAGTCAAAAATGGAGTTTAAAAGAACTTGCGATAGTTCAATTGGCGTCATTATTTCCGTTTGCTACTTTTTATGTAGAAAGAAAATATGTGAAGAATGCATAA
- a CDS encoding DUF6155 family protein has translation MSKRDLKKYLNELSKAQLEEQIIELYDKFSDVKVYYNFAFNPNEDKLVREAKFKISNEYFPVKGKKSKMRRSVAQKFIKHFISLGVDSFIIADIMLYNIEIAQTFSAEKVVKQELFFKSMLTSYQQAVSFMIEKGILHDFKNRVVAVKDESAAQNWFNQYEFMAVVERLEY, from the coding sequence ATGAGTAAAAGAGATTTGAAGAAATACCTGAATGAACTTTCCAAAGCGCAATTGGAAGAGCAAATTATAGAACTGTACGACAAATTCAGTGATGTAAAAGTTTATTACAATTTTGCCTTTAATCCCAATGAAGACAAATTGGTTCGTGAAGCTAAGTTTAAAATCTCTAACGAATATTTTCCGGTAAAGGGAAAGAAATCTAAAATGCGTCGTTCTGTTGCCCAAAAATTCATCAAACACTTCATATCACTGGGCGTTGATTCCTTTATCATTGCCGATATCATGCTTTACAATATTGAAATTGCACAGACTTTTTCTGCTGAAAAGGTAGTTAAACAAGAATTATTCTTCAAAAGCATGCTGACTTCTTACCAGCAAGCAGTTAGCTTTATGATAGAAAAGGGAATTCTGCATGACTTTAAAAATAGAGTAGTGGCAGTCAAAGATGAAAGTGCTGCTCAAAACTGGTTCAATCAGTACGAGTTTATGGCCGTTGTAGAAAGACTCGAATATTAA
- a CDS encoding DEAD/DEAH box helicase, whose product MSHKDFNAEIEEKKELYGYQKGDIDKIFERLDNGPENHHLLYQLPTGGGKTVIFSEIVRRYLSQHDKKVVVLTHRIELCKQTSKMLKGFDVKNKIINSNIKELPDQDEYSCFVAMVETLKNRLNDEKLMIDNVGLVIIDEAHYNSFRKLLSQFKKSFILGVTATPLSSNIKLPMHHNYDELIVGDTIQSLIDKGFLAKATTYSYDVGLTSLKVGINGDYTVKSSDDLYMNMIMQEKLLHAYTEKSLGKKTLIFNNGINTSLYVYDTFKEAGYPIKHLDNTTSAEDRKDILQWFKKTPDAILTSVGILTTGFDEPTVESIILNRATKSLTLYFQMIGRGSRKLPHKDNFTVIDLGNNALRFGLWNDPVDWQHIFKSPEYYLESLRDDAEIEYGFKYTMPEVTRKLFAKTSNIDMDIEEEFKKNAALNLRSKEVLEKSINQHALMCVENTSDLNAARMLSKILGDDIESRVRRFVNCLGKTSKNYREWLIEDYKTKLTLAIGKKFRELNL is encoded by the coding sequence ATGTCTCATAAAGATTTTAACGCCGAAATTGAAGAGAAAAAGGAACTTTACGGTTACCAAAAGGGCGATATTGACAAAATTTTTGAACGATTAGATAATGGTCCGGAAAACCATCATTTGTTGTACCAATTACCAACCGGCGGTGGAAAAACCGTAATTTTCTCCGAAATTGTTCGCCGTTATTTATCCCAACACGATAAGAAAGTGGTTGTTTTAACACACCGAATTGAGCTTTGCAAGCAAACTTCCAAAATGCTTAAAGGCTTTGATGTCAAAAACAAAATCATCAACAGTAATATCAAAGAATTGCCCGATCAAGATGAATATTCTTGTTTTGTAGCGATGGTGGAAACGTTGAAAAATCGTTTAAACGATGAGAAACTGATGATTGATAATGTAGGTTTGGTGATTATTGACGAAGCGCATTATAATTCGTTTCGGAAACTGCTCAGCCAATTTAAAAAATCTTTCATTTTAGGGGTTACAGCAACACCTTTGAGTTCAAATATTAAGTTGCCAATGCATCACAATTATGATGAATTGATTGTAGGCGACACCATTCAATCGCTTATAGACAAAGGCTTTTTGGCGAAAGCTACGACTTACAGTTACGATGTTGGACTGACTTCGCTTAAAGTGGGAATCAACGGTGATTATACCGTAAAATCTTCCGACGATTTGTATATGAATATGATCATGCAAGAAAAATTATTGCATGCTTATACAGAGAAATCATTGGGCAAAAAAACGTTGATTTTCAATAATGGTATCAATACTTCGTTGTATGTGTACGATACTTTTAAAGAAGCCGGTTATCCAATAAAACACTTAGACAATACAACGTCAGCTGAAGATAGAAAAGATATTTTACAATGGTTCAAAAAGACTCCGGACGCCATTTTAACTTCGGTTGGCATTTTAACTACAGGATTTGATGAACCAACAGTGGAAAGCATAATTTTAAATCGAGCTACGAAATCATTGACTTTATATTTTCAAATGATTGGCCGTGGTTCGCGTAAATTGCCACATAAAGATAATTTTACCGTTATCGACTTAGGAAACAATGCTTTGCGATTTGGTTTGTGGAATGATCCGGTTGATTGGCAGCATATATTTAAATCTCCGGAATATTACTTGGAAAGTCTGCGTGATGATGCCGAAATTGAATACGGTTTCAAATATACCATGCCGGAAGTAACGCGTAAATTGTTTGCCAAAACTTCTAACATTGATATGGATATTGAAGAAGAATTTAAAAAGAATGCGGCTTTAAATTTGCGTTCTAAAGAAGTCCTTGAAAAATCGATTAACCAACATGCTTTAATGTGTGTTGAAAATACTTCAGATTTGAATGCGGCACGAATGTTGTCTAAAATTTTAGGCGATGATATTGAAAGTCGCGTCAGACGATTTGTAAATTGCTTAGGAAAAACGAGTAAGAATTACCGCGAATGGTTAATTGAAGATTATAAAACCAAATTAACTTTAGCAATAGGAAAAAAGTTTCGTGAATTAAATTTATAA
- a CDS encoding DUF294 nucleotidyltransferase-like domain-containing protein, translating to MSNSIAENIANFLKEYPPFNYLSYDELTQVVTNIGVVNLDKHKVLFKIDDKLHDSFYVVASGVINLSVIADSEETLLNKCYPGDVFGLRPFFAKNNYMMTAKSREDSIVYAVPISAFKPFVAQNPQVLDFLLESFATNTRNPFDKENRGKLITDNVYTENQTNEIQYFQSLAYNKTPLKIAGNAAVKDAAQLMTENLIDSAIIIEQNCPIGIVTDTDFRTKIANGRFPISTTVDKIMSSPVITVPENVSVAEAQLLLLKYNVSHLCVTNDGSDKSEVKGIISEHDLIVAQANNPGVLIKEIKRSLSPKELKLVREKLTDLIQSSIAKNIPLPHIYNITGEIITAIIKRSVELAILDLGSPPSRFAWLSIGSQGRKEQLLLTDQDSILIFEDVAPEKYRDVKDYFLKLSKRTTTILEKVGYQFCPNGHMASNMLWCKSLSDWMKQYNNWMKTPGETSNDISSIFFDFEIAFGEGKIEDTIADLIFSNTKNNALFFDYLGNDALRKNPPLNFFKKFNLEEEGENKGKFDIKNRAIMPLVDGARLFAISMNLRGINNTYSRFKQLALIDPKFSEIYLNCADAFLILSKFRTLEGLKNDNSGDFINIEELTKVDKEKLKNALAPMRELEELIKDKFQLTQFS from the coding sequence ATGAGTAATTCAATTGCTGAAAATATTGCCAACTTTTTAAAAGAATATCCGCCTTTTAATTATTTGAGTTATGATGAACTGACTCAAGTTGTAACCAATATTGGCGTTGTCAACTTGGACAAGCACAAAGTTTTATTCAAAATTGATGATAAATTACATGATAGTTTTTATGTTGTAGCTTCCGGAGTAATTAATCTTTCTGTGATTGCCGATTCTGAAGAAACTTTATTAAACAAATGTTATCCCGGAGATGTTTTTGGTCTGCGTCCTTTTTTTGCTAAAAACAATTATATGATGACCGCCAAATCACGTGAAGACAGCATTGTTTATGCTGTTCCTATTAGTGCCTTCAAACCTTTTGTGGCACAAAACCCTCAAGTTTTGGACTTTTTATTAGAAAGTTTTGCCACCAATACGCGTAATCCATTTGACAAAGAAAATCGCGGAAAGCTTATCACTGACAACGTTTACACTGAAAATCAAACCAACGAAATACAATATTTTCAGTCATTGGCCTATAATAAAACGCCTCTGAAAATTGCCGGAAATGCAGCTGTGAAAGATGCTGCCCAATTGATGACCGAAAATTTAATCGACAGCGCTATCATTATTGAACAAAATTGCCCTATTGGAATTGTTACTGATACTGATTTCAGAACCAAAATTGCCAATGGACGCTTCCCTATTTCAACTACTGTAGACAAAATTATGTCGTCGCCAGTAATTACAGTACCTGAAAATGTCTCTGTTGCTGAAGCCCAATTGTTATTATTGAAATACAATGTCAGTCATTTGTGTGTCACTAATGATGGTTCTGATAAATCTGAAGTAAAAGGTATTATTTCTGAACACGACTTAATTGTTGCGCAAGCTAATAATCCTGGCGTTTTAATTAAGGAAATTAAACGTTCCCTATCGCCTAAAGAATTGAAATTGGTCCGTGAAAAACTAACCGATTTGATTCAATCCTCAATCGCTAAAAATATTCCGCTTCCTCATATTTATAATATTACTGGCGAAATTATCACCGCAATTATAAAACGTTCAGTAGAATTGGCAATTCTTGACTTAGGTTCTCCTCCATCGCGATTTGCTTGGTTGAGTATTGGAAGTCAAGGGCGAAAAGAACAACTTTTGTTAACCGACCAAGACAGTATTCTGATTTTTGAAGATGTAGCACCGGAAAAATACCGTGATGTTAAAGATTATTTCTTGAAATTGTCCAAAAGAACTACAACCATTTTGGAAAAAGTAGGTTACCAATTTTGTCCAAATGGCCATATGGCGAGCAATATGCTTTGGTGTAAATCATTGAGCGACTGGATGAAACAGTACAATAATTGGATGAAAACACCGGGAGAAACTTCCAATGATATCAGTAGTATCTTTTTTGATTTTGAAATTGCTTTTGGTGAAGGAAAAATTGAAGATACTATTGCCGATTTGATCTTTAGCAATACTAAAAATAATGCGCTGTTCTTTGATTATCTTGGCAATGATGCACTTCGCAAAAATCCACCGCTTAACTTTTTCAAAAAATTTAATTTGGAAGAAGAAGGTGAAAACAAAGGTAAATTTGATATCAAAAATAGAGCTATCATGCCATTAGTTGATGGTGCTCGACTTTTTGCCATCAGCATGAATTTAAGAGGAATCAACAATACTTATTCACGTTTCAAACAATTGGCTTTAATTGATCCTAAATTCTCTGAAATCTATTTGAATTGTGCCGATGCTTTCTTGATATTGTCTAAATTTAGAACTTTAGAAGGCTTAAAAAATGACAATTCCGGAGATTTTATCAATATTGAAGAACTTACCAAAGTTGATAAAGAAAAATTAAAAAATGCCTTAGCTCCAATGAGAGAATTAGAAGAACTGATCAAGGATAAATTTCAATTAACACAATTCTCCTAA
- a CDS encoding PolC-type DNA polymerase III, which translates to MLGWIKNINKEYPDFWKTYLSKFETKTNRYVILNTETTGLNPKKDVILSFGAIAVINDVIKIGDNFEVVILQYKYLHDNGLSNEFLIESKLPKLSEYNAIQALVEYIENAVLVGHRIHFDIELINEALEKMECGKLKNEALDIEIMHQKLMDITNKSFSIEDLVKHYKLPVNERNSASDDAYSIALLFLKLKTRLGFK; encoded by the coding sequence ATGCTGGGTTGGATTAAAAATATCAATAAAGAATACCCCGACTTTTGGAAAACCTACTTGTCAAAGTTTGAAACCAAAACCAATAGGTACGTAATTCTAAACACTGAAACCACCGGTTTAAATCCGAAGAAAGATGTAATTCTGTCTTTTGGCGCTATCGCTGTGATAAATGATGTGATTAAAATCGGAGACAATTTTGAAGTAGTAATTTTACAATACAAATACTTACATGATAATGGCTTGTCCAATGAATTTTTAATCGAAAGTAAGTTGCCTAAACTTTCCGAATATAACGCCATTCAAGCATTAGTAGAATATATTGAAAATGCGGTTTTAGTGGGGCACCGAATACACTTTGATATCGAACTGATTAATGAAGCGCTCGAGAAAATGGAATGCGGCAAATTGAAAAATGAAGCCTTAGATATTGAAATCATGCATCAAAAATTAATGGATATCACTAATAAATCCTTTTCTATAGAGGATTTAGTTAAACACTACAAACTTCCTGTAAATGAGCGAAATTCAGCTTCTGATGATGCTTATTCAATTGCTTTATTGTTTTTAAAATTGAAAACAAGATTAGGTTTTAAATAA
- a CDS encoding CAP domain-containing protein codes for MKAKMFRALLPLAIVFTMVSCSSDSEGTTEDKQVVTTYNYNENELKLVTLINDYRESLGLNTLQVINHISYKSEEHNYYMIEKNVFNHDYFQQRSDNLIRVLGAERVGENIAYNYQTPESAFAAWLNSPAHKANIEGDYTHFGISVTTNPDTGRKYYTNMLIKK; via the coding sequence ATGAAAGCAAAAATGTTTAGAGCATTGTTGCCGCTAGCAATCGTGTTCACTATGGTGTCTTGTTCTTCTGACTCAGAAGGAACAACAGAAGACAAACAAGTTGTAACTACCTACAATTACAACGAGAATGAGTTAAAATTAGTTACGCTAATTAACGACTACCGCGAGAGCCTTGGATTAAACACCCTTCAAGTAATCAATCACATCTCTTACAAATCAGAAGAGCACAATTATTACATGATTGAAAAAAATGTGTTTAATCACGATTATTTTCAGCAACGATCAGACAACTTAATCAGAGTATTAGGAGCAGAAAGAGTAGGCGAGAATATTGCCTATAATTATCAAACTCCGGAAAGTGCATTTGCGGCTTGGTTAAACAGTCCGGCACACAAAGCTAACATAGAAGGTGACTACACGCACTTTGGAATTTCAGTTACAACAAATCCGGATACCGGAAGAAAATATTACACTAATATGTTAATAAAAAAATAG
- the pdxH gene encoding pyridoxamine 5'-phosphate oxidase: protein MKDLSNYRKSYEKSELLETNIPEDPINLFHKWFYEMEEFGGVEEVNAMTVASIGLDGFPKSRVVLLKKFTEEGFIFYTNYNSEKGKAILNNPNICLSFFWQSLERQVIIKGIAEKTSDIISDNYFDSRPDGSKLGAIVSAQSETIPSRDYLDNKLKELEKEYEGKPIPRPNFWGGFMVRPIEVEFWQGRPNRLHDRIRYKLKENYVWEINRLSP, encoded by the coding sequence ATGAAAGACTTAAGCAACTACAGAAAATCATACGAGAAGAGCGAACTACTGGAAACCAACATTCCCGAAGATCCTATCAATCTTTTCCACAAATGGTTTTACGAAATGGAAGAATTTGGAGGCGTAGAAGAAGTCAATGCCATGACAGTAGCCAGCATAGGCTTAGACGGGTTTCCAAAGAGTAGAGTAGTGCTACTGAAAAAATTCACCGAAGAAGGATTCATTTTCTATACCAATTACAATTCTGAAAAAGGCAAAGCCATCCTCAATAATCCTAATATTTGTTTGTCTTTCTTTTGGCAAAGCCTGGAACGACAAGTTATTATAAAAGGAATTGCCGAGAAAACTTCCGATATCATTTCCGACAATTATTTTGATTCAAGACCCGATGGAAGTAAGTTAGGCGCCATAGTTTCAGCACAAAGCGAAACCATACCGTCAAGAGACTATTTAGACAACAAATTAAAGGAACTCGAAAAGGAATACGAAGGAAAACCAATTCCACGACCTAATTTTTGGGGTGGATTTATGGTTCGTCCAATAGAGGTTGAGTTTTGGCAAGGCAGACCAAATAGGTTGCACGACAGAATAAGATATAAACTAAAAGAGAACTATGTTTGGGAAATCAACAGGCTTTCTCCTTAA
- a CDS encoding ribonuclease Z — MKLTILGCYAATPRTITNPTAQILEIRNRMFLIDCGEGTQVQLRKNKLKFSKINHIFISHLHGDHFYGLVGLISTFMLLNRKTDLHVYGPKGIKEIILLQLRYSNSYTGYNLYFHELESKESEVVFEDEKVIVKTIPLKHRVYTNGYLFQEKPKERKLNIEAVENYNIDTVYYRKIKYGGDITLDNGTVIPNTELTFDPEPTKSYAFCSDTIYDESIIPLIQDVDVLYHEATFLESEADKAEKTMHSTAKEAAAIAKLANVKQLLLGHYSTRYSSIELFKEEAETIFPNVLLGDDGKVFDFD, encoded by the coding sequence ATGAAATTAACCATATTGGGTTGCTACGCAGCCACACCAAGAACGATAACCAATCCAACCGCACAAATACTGGAAATTCGCAACCGAATGTTTTTGATTGATTGCGGCGAAGGAACACAAGTGCAACTGCGTAAAAACAAACTCAAGTTTTCCAAAATCAACCACATCTTTATTTCGCATTTGCATGGTGACCATTTTTATGGACTCGTCGGATTGATTTCTACCTTTATGTTATTGAATCGCAAAACTGATTTGCATGTTTACGGACCAAAAGGAATCAAAGAAATTATTTTGTTACAATTGCGTTATTCTAATTCGTATACCGGTTACAATTTGTATTTTCACGAATTAGAGTCTAAAGAAAGTGAAGTCGTTTTTGAAGATGAAAAAGTAATCGTCAAAACCATTCCGCTAAAACACCGCGTTTATACCAATGGTTATTTGTTCCAGGAAAAACCCAAAGAACGCAAACTCAATATCGAAGCGGTAGAGAATTATAACATCGATACGGTTTACTACAGAAAAATAAAATACGGCGGCGATATTACTTTAGACAACGGAACCGTAATTCCTAATACCGAATTGACATTCGACCCGGAACCAACCAAAAGCTACGCGTTTTGCAGCGATACAATCTATGATGAAAGCATTATCCCATTGATTCAAGACGTAGATGTTTTGTACCATGAAGCCACTTTTCTCGAATCCGAGGCTGACAAAGCCGAAAAAACCATGCATAGTACGGCTAAAGAAGCGGCAGCCATTGCCAAGTTGGCCAACGTCAAACAATTACTGCTCGGACATTACAGCACGCGTTACAGCAGTATAGAGTTGTTTAAAGAAGAAGCAGAGACCATTTTTCCCAATGTACTGTTAGGCGATGACGGGAAAGTATTTGACTTTGATTAA
- a CDS encoding ribonuclease Z: MKVEQKGHTTIIKDTLGQTEAFLTKFTHEYNSYKNTNLILDLTHDKNLKMEDVKSFTELIKSHKKQKKSIVLVADNVNFNAVPKNIILVPTLLEAHDIIEMEEIERDLGF, translated from the coding sequence ATGAAAGTCGAACAAAAAGGCCACACTACTATTATTAAAGATACTCTAGGGCAAACCGAAGCGTTTTTAACCAAATTCACTCATGAATACAACAGTTATAAAAACACCAATCTTATTTTAGATTTGACGCACGATAAGAATTTAAAAATGGAAGACGTAAAGTCATTCACAGAACTCATCAAAAGCCACAAAAAACAAAAGAAGTCCATAGTGCTTGTAGCTGATAATGTTAACTTCAATGCGGTGCCCAAAAATATCATCTTGGTGCCAACGCTTTTAGAAGCTCACGACATTATAGAAATGGAAGAAATTGAGCGCGATTTAGGATTTTAA